The DNA sequence CGCACTTGTTATGCTTGTTTTGTTAAACTTTATAGGAGTTGCAAGAAGttgtaaaatatgaagaaCAATTTGGTGGAATAATACTGGATCCGTCTCAAGCACCAGCGCCATTGCCCATTGCAGCTAATACTCCAGCACCTATTCCTCGAGCTCCCGATCCCggattttattttccaattaaaaatttacatacaatGTCTCCTAGATACATCGAAGTTCTTCGCAAGAAGGCGCATCTAATTATGAGAATGTTGGAACATAGGATTGGACAAGAATTATTActtcaagtaaatttttttttttttgtttgctcTTCAAATGCTTAATAATAGATTGaactgttaattatataaaattctttgtaggtatttaataaacaattgtcTCTGGCAGCTAATGCTGCACAGCAAAAGATTGAATCTGGCCTATGGTCACACATGTTAATTAGTACAAATGTATTTGCTAAAGCAATTTTTACAGTGACAGGAAAAGATATGTCGGTATTCATAGATCAATGGGTCAGAACAGGAGGACATGCAAAATTCACTTTAAGTTGTCAGTTTAATAGAAAaaggtttttatattttaaacttttctatttAACTTAATTGTACAtgctattatttcatttaatagaTCACTTAGAAGTAAtctgtgtgtgcgtgtattaaaatatgatttgatGTGTAATATAGAAATACAGTGGAATTAGAAATTAGACAAGATACTGCTCATCAAAGAGGAATCAGAAAATATGTGGGTCCGTTAGTAGTTAATATTCAAGAACTCGATGGTACTTTTAAGCATACTTTACAAATTGAAGGTACAATGGCCAGAGCGGATATAACATGTCACAGTAAAAGTcgtagaaataagaaaaagaagattcCATTGTGTACTGGTGAAGAGGTTGATATGGATCTATCTGCTATGGagtaagattttattaaagattttacgCAATAATTCTGAAgattatacgtaatataaGAGGCACTTTTAGAGCACATTATCTTTttgcaaatatctttttaaaaagattcatTGCTTATTTACAGTGACTCCCCAGTATTATGGATCAGACTTGATCCTGAAATGACAATCATGCGCGCTGTGCAAATTGAACAACCCGATTATCAGTGGCAATATCAATTGAGACACGAGAGAGACGTTACTGCACAATTAGAAGCGATTGTAGCTTTACAGCATCATTCAACACCTGCCACACGATTAGCATTGACCGATACAATCGAAAACGAACACTGTTACTATAAAGTTAGACTTCGCGCTGCTCATTGTTTGACAAAGGtcagttattattaaatatttacttgtttaattcaattttacatatttttttttttcaggtaGCCAATGCTATGGTAGCAACATGGGCAGGTCCACCGGCAATGTTAgctatatttagaaaattatttggatCTGCATCCTGTCGGCGAATTATTAAGCAGAACAACTTTTCGAATTTTCAACATTACTTTCTACAAAAGGTTAATACATATTCCgcaaattaacatataatccatacacttgtataaaattatatatcatatatatgtatatcttaattataaagttttcttctgaattttgaatttttgtgcACAGACTATACCGGTCGCAATGGCAGGATTACGTAACGCCCATGGTATTTGTCCACCGGAAGTTCTAGCTTTTTTAATGGATCTCTTCAAGTATAATGACAACAGCAAAAATAGATATTCCGATAATTACTACAGAGCTGCGCTGATAGAGGCTTTAGGCGCGACTGTTACACCAGTTATCAGTGTGCAACAGGGGTATATgccaattgaatttttattcatatgcattgtagatttaattatctgataaaaatgtatatatgtacatataattttggaGGCGGTTTATCTATGCacgttttatttagataaagtTTATTGCGCTTTGTTGCAAATAAATCGTGCCAGATTTCTTAATCTAGGAAGTACATGACTATTCAGAATCAAACCCAGGATTTGTCAATTTAAGCAATAACTTCTTACAAAGCTAATTATCGTttcattagatatattttttcattttgtcaTTACAGAACGGCTATTACAGCGGAGTCGTTATCAATTGACACAAAAGCCATTCTAGAAGAAGTCACGAGAAACTTAAacttggaaaaattattaccCTGCTACAAATATACTGTCAGTGTAGCTTGTCTAAAAGTCATACGTATTCTACAAAAGTTTGGTCATCTTCCAAGCAATCCTCATATTTTTAGAGCATACGCAGCATACGGACAATTTATAGGTAATATTTCAGccttcaataattatattgatatctttttaattatcaaaattcttgataattaattaatattttctagatGTTCGACTCGCGGCGTTAGAAGCTTTGGTCGATTTTACTCGCGTAGACGGTAAGTGGGAGGACTTGGAATTTTTGTTAGACATGGCGGAAATGGATCCGCATCCCGGTGTACGTCACAGACTTGTACGCTTAATGGTAGAAAATGCACCATTCGAAAGAGCTCACAAACATCGATTAGACAAGCCAGATTTAGTTGACCGTATATGGAACTTGATCAAGTATGGCAATACTtcaatcttatataaataactttctttttcatgtaccaatcaattaattaattaatacaattttgtcaTGTAGCGGTATGTTATCACACGACGCAAAATTACGTTGCGATTTAGTGGATTTGTATTATACTCTGTACGGCACAAAAGTTCCATTTTGTCTTCCTATTCCTGAACTCGCGGCGATTACAAAACCTAGGAAAGCCGGCCCACCAAGTCCTGAACGCGAAGTAAGATATTTGTTCAATATTtctgcattttatataattatttatgtaattaaaattttctttattatatattctttgctTTTTAGGTGAAACCTGTACCAGTGCAACATGTAAGACACGAATCAATCGATGAAGTTGAGAATTTGCCTGTTCCAACCAAGAGGAAAGCATCTCCAAATAAAGATCTTACTGGTCAGCCAAATTCACTAGAGCATGGAACAGAAATAAAACGGCAGAAGATGGCAAACaatgtataagaaataatttttttcttctttctcttttgtcaTTGTCAgtgtaaatcaaatttatttcttctagtTACAGCAGGATGAACGGGGAATTCCGATACCCAGTGAAGGAAAAGTAAAGTCCGAGTACTATAGCGATAATTCTGCATCATTGCCTGGTATCATGGGAACTCCTGGTCCAGTAGGTTTCGAGCCAGGgatgtttaaaaaagattcGGAAGAGCATAAGCCGAAAAGTGACTCCGTCAATAAGGTATGTAAAGCTTttcagataataaaaaatatgtatattcttaataaagttatgaaaaaaatagtttaaatttgtaattattattattttattataattattatttattatattttattatattattataattattattatttgtttattacagagtaaaaagaagaaaaaggataAGAAAAAGCACAAACATAagcataaacataaacatgaTCATAAGCATAataaggagaaagagaagaaagaaaaggataagggtaaagataaagaaaaggaTAATAAAAAGGACAAGGATAAGGATTCATccgctttaaaaataaaagatgaaacCCTTAGTTCCGCCAGTTCCAGTCAAAGTCCAGAGCCGACTGTCACCAAcgaatttctttttccttaagattaattgttattggtatatattttaggttttataaatactattacagtgtttatatttttttatacatttaaaatattgcaatcacaaataaagtgtatataaatagaatgtaAACACAAATGTATGTAAAGATAGATTGTAAAGATATACAATTAGAGAGagattcttaatttatatacatatatatatataaaatttataaatatcattgtgttaatatataataataaatacaatacatacacacattattagtgtagaaatattttagaaattatacgtataaaaaattgattctacACGTTACAGATacgataatagaaaaatatatattacatagaataatttttcagcttttttttctctagatattaatattaattctttagatattaaatgttaatataattttattgtatgagtttttttatatacgtatatacaacTCGTGgaacaaaatttatctttagaattaatttaaaataagcgTGTACTTGTACCCTAACAGCGCACGTATGtttaaaagatgtttttaAGAAATCCATAGGatgttaaaacatatattatattatcctGTGTATCtcttataaacatcttttgaacaaGTGTATTGATAAGGgtaaataaatttcgaaatttttacgCATGATTTTATCTCCCTCACGTTtagctatttattatttattagatattatttattacttattatttattaattattattatgtattatattattattccatgtaaggtttatttatttattatatttgttccCATTGTTCACGTCTCGGGACGGAAAGTCGTTATCGACAGCAGAGACGCGCTCATATTTGAATAGCCGTTGTACGTCGAGTGGGATGGCGTCCGTGGTGTTGCGGCAATTTCGAAGGGACTAGCgagtttttgaaaattttgacaaCGAGCGAGATAATGGCAGATAATCAGCAGAGCCGCTTCGAGAAGTCCCTCGGATTGCTGACCACCCGCTTCGTCACCCTGCTGCAAAAAGCCAAGGACGGGGTGCTAGATTTGAAAGTCGTGAGTTATCCAACCTGTCGCACACCGAGAAAGAGTTAACCTGAATAACATTAGGTTAAGTTATCGCGGGCGAATACACGTTACTACACGCCATATCTGGGTTCTGGGTTGCGGGAATTTTGAAAGGAGCTCGTTCGGCTCCGCGTTCGCTCGCCCGATCGATCCTCGATCGCGCGGACATTTCGTCCGCCCTCGTGACATTCGGCGCCGAGAATCGGCACCGTAAGCTATAGCGTTATTACGGTATTTTAACGTCGCGACACGCAATCACGCCCTAACCTAATCCGTACAACATACTTGGATTCTTATCGATAAGGTGTCGTCGACGTTGCAGGCTGCAGATCTTCTGGAAGTGCGGCAGAAACGACGCATTTACGACATTACAAACGTCCTCGAGGGTATCGGTCTCATAGAAAAGAAGAGCAAGAACAGCATTCAATGGAAGTAAGTTTTTCCCCCctcaacattattatttatttatttttttttttttttttttttttttttttataaactcttCTATTCTTTATCTTATTGCCATTTTACAAACTAATTAAACTGATTTAAAGGGGTGCAGGACCCGGCTGCAATACGCAAGAGGTTGGCGAGAAGCTGACAGATCTGAAGGAGGAGATCAGGAAGCTGGAGGATCACGAACATCTTCTAGACACTCATACTCGGTGGATTCAGcagagtataaaaaatatagaaaatgataTGATAAATAggaaatatgcatatattactTATGAGGATGTCAAAGAAAACTTTCTGGATCAATTTGTACTAGGAATCCAAGCTCCACCGGACACAGAATTATCAGTACCAAATGTTTTGAaggtattttttaaacatctgaaaaatatttaacattagcgtatatattatattaaaatgtttttcatatGTCTCTCCATTTTATACATAGACTGTCGTGCAAGATGATGGAGTGATAAGTTATAACATGTACTTGAAGAGTAATTCGGGAGAGATTAAAGTGTACATGGTTCAACCTGAATTAGCTAAAACTTATGATAATAAAGTGTTGGAAATGAGGTTAAAAGAAGTATCAAAAGGCATAAAACGTGGAAATGAGGAGGatgaaaagaaagaggaagaagtcACTGTTAAACCAAAGAGGAAAGTTGGCaggtatatatattgaaatttggtattatatttacaaatatatctttatatcttttatgctCTGATCGTACCAGGAATAGCAAAACAATATTCTTGATCTGCACAGAGCAAATAGTATAATCGGTACGTGTGTCAATTGATTTTGTAATGGGGGTGAATAGTTATAAAGCTTGAGCTATTCATTTGATAcaaaatgtacatttatatattatattttagtaaatacTCAAGACTATTGCATATAAAcacattgaataaaatttatttgtttttaacagACCACCAAAAAGCAGTATCAAACCACAGAGTCCAGTATTGACTGACgatgaggaagaagaagatCAGGAATTAATAGAAGCCAAGATAGTCCTCCGCGATGTAAGCACTGCAGGTAAATTATGTCgtgtgatttaaattttaaaatttatcactcgtaaatatgtttttttttatgtaaatgtaaattttttaagatattaaatatctgtttACAGATATCTTTCAAACAGATTTGGAGTTACTCGACCAATTCTATTCTGATTGTaagtcaaattttatatttcttgtaatatCTTAAACACTAtctgtaatgtaaattttatttgcagttTGCGGACCATTGGTGAGATTAAGTCCACCTCCAGGAGACAAAGATTATCACTTCAATCTTAGTGAGAATGAAGGCGTTTgtgatttatttgatattacgacgtaaaataaattggaTTAGTGTagttttcatttacaaaatggACTGTGCCAACAGCATACGAAATTAATGGGAAACTTGATAAAATTGTCAAGAAAAATTTGTGCATATAGTTTTAAGGAAATTAATAGATTGCGTAATCATTGAGAGTatacagtatttttttattattaaaaaatatcagaagCTAATGCAACATATTGTAAAGATATCTTAGTACAATCTGTTTTTGGCCACTGTTTGTTTTGTACAGTGTTAAGAGTAATGTAAAGTTTTAAAGACgtctttttatatacacttACCAAGATCTAGCGTcatctttgtaattttaagtTGGATTATCACACAAGCTTACTTTATGAATATTGCTGtccaaaaatacataatttggAAATCTCTATACAATCATTATACATCCATGTAATTAGAGAgaacatatatgattatttgtataatattatcataaagtaAGTTTTTCTTGAATGTTACAttgtagtaaaaatttatatgcacATATCTCCTTGAGGTATTCCATGAATACTATGCATATAggaataaatatgtacattatgtataattgtgTGCAAATATtctgcatttttaaatattttatatatacatatatatatatatatatatatatatataaaatatttaagttatacatatatatatatatatatatatatatatatatatatacacacacatacacacacacacacctttatatatattggtgataaatgtatgtattcatatttatGCGGTATATTTTCCTTCAATCACATGACATACAaaggattattaaatattgtatttagaatagtttagatatatatcatatttgattttattatttgaatatacgaTTATACAGAAAATTTGTATCACTTTCatcaaagattatatatatatatatatatataaaaataattctcagTACAATCGAAATCGCGCGTATATCAGTATTACCGATGTTTATCGAGTTCTACATTATCGGGAAGGTGAGTATGTATAATAGAACAGCTAATTTCGCAACGCGATTGATTCAGTGGAAAAGTGGTGGGTCGCGTACCAAGGACAGATAAGAATGGACCGGTTTCGTCATCGTCGTGGACGATGGGCACGTGCTTCGTCAACGTCAACGCGGACACGGGGAGACTGCCAGTCGTTATCGGCGTCGCGATACAGCAAGACACACGCGCTCCAGATGCACCGATCCGTATCACGGCGACATATACACACCAACACACACGACGCTGTGATCTGTCAAAGTTGCAGCGAGCACGTTCACCAACGACTGTTGCAACTTGGTGCTTTTCGATCGGTTCTTTATTGTTCTCGGTAACGCTGCGGAAGGTAACTTATCGTGCTTTTAAGTCCATATATCTCTGTATGATGTAATGAATCGTAAAATTACGAAACATCCGTATATCATCCTCTATAGATAAGGGTTTTGAAAAAATGAGATCTgtataaacacaaacatacatgaataatttaaaaaaggaattattttttaagactgATACAGAAATCAAGAATAATATGTAGCTCTCTAAAGTTTAATTCAAAGCAATTTCGATGAGCttgttaatatactttttggCGCGCTATTCCAAATCTATACTCTTTTtagaatatgtaaaatgatTTGATGACTtatgagataatttatatatttctgccAACaggaaaatatcgaaaatgcggataatatttgtaaaatttcgcGAGATCTCACAGAAATACCCGATCGTTCGAGGAATGGCATCCTATTCAGTTATATGGCCAACTGCAAACTTGTTGCAACAAGAAATAATGGGCAAGGAGTTAAATTACGCAGAAACTTTGCGGTTTAGTTTGTATGGTAGTTTTTACGTGGCACCAACATTGTACTGCTGGCTGAAATGCGCATCTTATCTTTGGCCAAAAGCAAATTTAAAGTCTGCAATCACTAAggtataattataagtatatataagtatatataaagtatattattattataccttagtatattattatacattaatatatatatatatatatatatatatatatatatatatatatatttgtgtgtgtatgtgcatgtgtgtatagaaaatttataacacaatttaattttttatatacacaattttgttgaaaataattataattgataataaaataattacaggcTTTGGTCGAGCAAGTTACATACACGCCTGCAGCTATGACTTCCTTCTTCTTTGGCATGAGTTTTCTTGAATTAAAGCCAGTTTCGGAATGTATTGAGGaggtcaaaattaaattttggcCAACATACAAGGTATTATTTCTCATAATACAGTTAAGTTCTTAACTCTTAATCATGAGATTAAGGAGATTaatgaaagattatttttcctCTAGGTTGCTATTTGTGTATGGCCAATTCTGCAAACCATTAATTTCACCCTGATTCCAGAACGGAATCGCGTTGTATATGTCAGTGTATGCAGTTTAGTTTGGACCTGCTTCCTTGCATATATGAAATCTGTTGAAGCCAAGCGAAAGCAGAAGGAACTAGAAATTAATGACATTAATCGCAggattatattagataataaattgcaaCCTAACGAAAGATCCAGCCATATGCAGATTCCTCTACTACGATGAAAGTTTTAGGATATTATTGATATGCTATTAGACTAATTCATTTGTACATAATTTAGGATGACTTGATTGGAGAAgctaatttatactttattatatactgaCGTGGTATCTGTGATATTCAcagtacaaaaatattacctACTTTTGCAGGTACATCTTGTTATGTACGATAGtactttaagaatattaaaaacaaattgcaaaagtatttttagataatataatgtgaTTGACAATATACGAGATATTTGAAACAAATTATTGttgacaatataaaaaatgtacagaataaaattagatatgaaattgtatatatataattattttcttcattctaCAAGGCTCTATGTTAAAGATTATTAACATTGACATTgttgacaataatttaattaaaatataaaatagaagaataatatttatttagcgGAGATTCGAACCTTTATGATAAACTAGGGTTTGAATCCTCGCTGATTGAAGACAAAAGGTTTGAATCTCTGCTAAGTAGCAATATGGCGACTAATAGTGACTGCGAAGCTATTTCGATCTATCAAATAGTAGTGTATTTTTGCCATTTCAGATGTTAGAGAGATATCTTCGTGAGTTTTGAGCGAaaggatatttaattaaattgtaattgtacGTGCGTGATGTATCAATGGACATGTACGATCGAATAAAACGAGAGCTCTTCGCAGGTTATTTCTTACCGTTTCTCCCGTCTAGGAGACAATGGCTCGAACCTCTGTATCAGCACAATGTGATCTAGTCGCATCATACATGGACGGCGTTCATGTCAAAATCGCGGAGGCCTACAAACCGCCGAGGAAGATCGGTCTACCAGCGGCGTACAATAATCGGTTGCCTGATGTGTCAAAACTGACGTACGACTTTAGCTTAGAGAAATCGGTACTCGAAAAGGTAATCATTATGTTTGACGTATAACATTCGATGTCTCATATAATATTCCACATGAAAGAATTGTTTGACAGCTCGTTTgtcaattaatttgaattcttaatttattctcAATTCAATGAATTTGTATTCAGATGTGCGAATGGCGCAAGGCTAGACAGGCTTACAGCAAAGCGCTTCAAGCTCGATTGaaggaaaagaggaaaaaggaaaagaaggaGGCTCCTCCGTCACCACCACTGGACTGTGTGAAACAACTGCCTATCAATACAGCACCTGCTCCGGAAACGACAATACTTACACCGCAACCTTTGTCACCTCCAGCAAATGATCTTCAGGATCTTCAGGACCTTCATGCAAAGATTAATGGGGGTTTGGACTTTGCCGATTTCGATAATGATACAAGCAGTCCCTTTGACAATATGGAATTAAAAACTATCAATGATATGGAGGAATTAGCACAGGTGAGTGAGAACTAATAGTTACTCTACAAAGTTTTATagattttgtacatttttattgtgtaattcaaataattatgtgtgttatatataagtttaataattgttatactttttttttttttttttttttttttttttaggttttACAACCTAGATCACAATGGGTACCAGCAGGAAAATTggagaatattataaatgaattaacaATCGATCACACTTCGGAAATGTCCAAGGATGAGAAAGTTGACGAAATGAAAACTCCAGTGGACAGTCAAGACGACGAGGATGAATTAACTAATGTTGAAAATCATCGTAGCGTTTCAGCAATAATGCAAGAACTTCAAAAAGAATTGGAACGACCTGTTATGGaggtaatgaaaaaatattttctttttctttgcagcatatagaatttataattttaatcgatttatttttgcaacagAACTGGAAGCCGTGGCCTGATTTGGAAAGTCCAGATAGCGATGGGTGTGTAACTCTGAGACATAATGATGCGATATCATCGAACTACGCGAAATCTTCGTCAGATTTGTTATCGACTATGACGGAGGACGATTTAAAGTTGGTGATGCAGTTGAGTGACATGGGATT is a window from the Anoplolepis gracilipes chromosome 17, ASM4749672v1, whole genome shotgun sequence genome containing:
- the LOC140675085 gene encoding uncharacterized protein translates to MRIIFVKFREISQKYPIVRGMASYSVIWPTANLLQQEIMGKELNYAETLRFSLYGSFYVAPTLYCWLKCASYLWPKANLKSAITKALVEQVTYTPAAMTSFFFGMSFLELKPVSECIEEVKIKFWPTYKVAICVWPILQTINFTLIPERNRVVYVSVCSLVWTCFLAYMKSVEAKRKQKELEINDINRRIILDNKLQPNERSSHMQIPLLR
- the LOC140675139 gene encoding transcription factor E2F5, which gives rise to MADNQQSRFEKSLGLLTTRFVTLLQKAKDGVLDLKVAADLLEVRQKRRIYDITNVLEGIGLIEKKSKNSIQWKGAGPGCNTQEVGEKLTDLKEEIRKLEDHEHLLDTHTRWIQQSIKNIENDMINRKYAYITYEDVKENFLDQFVLGIQAPPDTELSVPNVLKTVVQDDGVISYNMYLKSNSGEIKVYMVQPELAKTYDNKVLEMRLKEVSKGIKRGNEEDEKKEEEVTVKPKRKVGRPPKSSIKPQSPVLTDDEEEEDQELIEAKIVLRDVSTADIFQTDLELLDQFYSDFCGPLVRLSPPPGDKDYHFNLSENEGVCDLFDITT
- the LOC140675084 gene encoding uncharacterized protein, which produces MARTSVSAQCDLVASYMDGVHVKIAEAYKPPRKIGLPAAYNNRLPDVSKLTYDFSLEKSVLEKMCEWRKARQAYSKALQARLKEKRKKEKKEAPPSPPLDCVKQLPINTAPAPETTILTPQPLSPPANDLQDLQDLHAKINGGLDFADFDNDTSSPFDNMELKTINDMEELAQVLQPRSQWVPAGKLENIINELTIDHTSEMSKDEKVDEMKTPVDSQDDEDELTNVENHRSVSAIMQELQKELERPVMENWKPWPDLESPDSDGCVTLRHNDAISSNYAKSSSDLLSTMTEDDLKLVMQLSDMGFPKCRAARAVLELGREHEKKIIEYLLAIQSLEENGVPNEYAEKALTLTQHDQSKAKIYYENLCTLKDLGFHEDEVSAALVKCNFDRDKALDLLIA
- the Taf2 gene encoding transcription initiation factor TFIID subunit 2 isoform X1; this translates as MKKEKTGDSNRPYKLAHQIVSLTGISFQRKSIIGFVELTIIPLRDTLRLIKLNAKQCRIYRVCLNDTYEAPFQYFDPFLDICQGDNKQRSLEFFSNMHLAAAQKVDPDNNTGELVVQIPPDAAHLVAEGRGLRISIEFSLEQPQGGVHFVVPNCEGTLAERGAHMYTYSYENSSRLWFPCVDSFAEPCTWKLEFTVDDSMTAISCGDLVEVVYTPDMRRKTFHYVLNTPACAPNIALAVGPFEIFVDPYMHEVTHFCLPQLLPSLKVSAKYMHEAFEFYEETLSNRYPYSCYKQVFVDEIDEDINAYATMSILNTNLLHSPAIIDQVYITKKAMAQAIAEQFFGCFISMHNWSDTWLPKGISTYLTGLYAKKCFGNNEYREWIQSELQEVVKYEEQFGGIILDPSQAPAPLPIAANTPAPIPRAPDPGFYFPIKNLHTMSPRYIEVLRKKAHLIMRMLEHRIGQELLLQVFNKQLSLAANAAQQKIESGLWSHMLISTNVFAKAIFTVTGKDMSVFIDQWVRTGGHAKFTLSCQFNRKRNTVELEIRQDTAHQRGIRKYVGPLVVNIQELDGTFKHTLQIEGTMARADITCHSKSRRNKKKKIPLCTGEEVDMDLSAMDDSPVLWIRLDPEMTIMRAVQIEQPDYQWQYQLRHERDVTAQLEAIVALQHHSTPATRLALTDTIENEHCYYKVRLRAAHCLTKVANAMVATWAGPPAMLAIFRKLFGSASCRRIIKQNNFSNFQHYFLQKTIPVAMAGLRNAHGICPPEVLAFLMDLFKYNDNSKNRYSDNYYRAALIEALGATVTPVISVQQGTAITAESLSIDTKAILEEVTRNLNLEKLLPCYKYTVSVACLKVIRILQKFGHLPSNPHIFRAYAAYGQFIDVRLAALEALVDFTRVDGKWEDLEFLLDMAEMDPHPGVRHRLVRLMVENAPFERAHKHRLDKPDLVDRIWNLINGMLSHDAKLRCDLVDLYYTLYGTKVPFCLPIPELAAITKPRKAGPPSPEREVKPVPVQHVRHESIDEVENLPVPTKRKASPNKDLTGQPNSLEHGTEIKRQKMANNLQQDERGIPIPSEGKVKSEYYSDNSASLPGIMGTPGPVGFEPGMFKKDSEEHKPKSDSVNKSKKKKKDKKKHKHKHKHKHDHKHNKEKEKKEKDKGKDKEKDNKKDKDKDSSALKIKDETLSSASSSQSPEPTVTNEFLFP
- the Taf2 gene encoding transcription initiation factor TFIID subunit 2 isoform X2; translation: MKKEKTGDSNRPYKLAHQIVSLTGISFQRKSIIGFVELTIIPLRDTLRLIKLNAKQCRIYRVCLNDTYEAPFQYFDPFLDICQGDNKQRSLEFFSNMHLAAAQKVDPDNNTGELVVQIPPDAAHLVAEGRGLRISIEFSLEQPQGGVHFVVPNCEGTLAERGAHMYTYSYENSSRLWFPCVDSFAEPCTWKLEFTVDDSMTAISCGDLVEVVYTPDMRRKTFHYVLNTPACAPNIALAVGPFEIFVDPYMHEVTHFCLPQLLPSLKVSAKYMHEAFEFYEETLSNRYPYSCYKQVFVDEIDEDINAYATMSILNTNLLHSPAIIDQVYITKKAMAQAIAEQFFGCFISMHNWSDTWLPKGISTYLTGLYAKKCFGNNEYREWIQSELQEVVKYEEQFGGIILDPSQAPAPLPIAANTPAPIPRAPDPGFYFPIKNLHTMSPRYIEVLRKKAHLIMRMLEHRIGQELLLQVFNKQLSLAANAAQQKIESGLWSHMLISTNVFAKAIFTVTGKDMSVFIDQWVRTGGHAKFTLSCQFNRKRNTVELEIRQDTAHQRGIRKYVGPLVVNIQELDGTFKHTLQIEGTMARADITCHSKSRRNKKKKIPLCTGEEVDMDLSAMDDSPVLWIRLDPEMTIMRAVQIEQPDYQWQYQLRHERDVTAQLEAIVALQHHSTPATRLALTDTIENEHCYYKVANAMVATWAGPPAMLAIFRKLFGSASCRRIIKQNNFSNFQHYFLQKTIPVAMAGLRNAHGICPPEVLAFLMDLFKYNDNSKNRYSDNYYRAALIEALGATVTPVISVQQGTAITAESLSIDTKAILEEVTRNLNLEKLLPCYKYTVSVACLKVIRILQKFGHLPSNPHIFRAYAAYGQFIDVRLAALEALVDFTRVDGKWEDLEFLLDMAEMDPHPGVRHRLVRLMVENAPFERAHKHRLDKPDLVDRIWNLINGMLSHDAKLRCDLVDLYYTLYGTKVPFCLPIPELAAITKPRKAGPPSPEREVKPVPVQHVRHESIDEVENLPVPTKRKASPNKDLTGQPNSLEHGTEIKRQKMANNLQQDERGIPIPSEGKVKSEYYSDNSASLPGIMGTPGPVGFEPGMFKKDSEEHKPKSDSVNKSKKKKKDKKKHKHKHKHKHDHKHNKEKEKKEKDKGKDKEKDNKKDKDKDSSALKIKDETLSSASSSQSPEPTVTNEFLFP